In one Rugosibacter aromaticivorans genomic region, the following are encoded:
- a CDS encoding aromatic ring-hydroxylating oxygenase subunit alpha, producing the protein MNAPLSADALKQDKLRQLLSDLENRVVVNGPGDIALGARNIYTDPTLFELELEHLIEGGWVYAAHESQLPNPNDYFTINVGRQPVVLTRDAEGKVHGFLNVCAHRGAKVVRHTKGNQKVHLCMFHGWCYNSKGELINVTDEADGGYPPGFDRKHLGLTPVAKLESYRGFIWVSLNPDVPPLKEYLNGSTTFIDLLVDQSPTGELEVLPGETTYIYQGNWKLQAENGLDGYHVKATHGNYLMTVGRRAKGQSTTETKTYDISKLDKGASGFYAFDQGHAVLYAVYPNYQDRPNFEFRDSYFEKYGVARAVWMTERLRNLMLMPNVFLMDQMSTQIRVFRPLAVDRTEVITYCVAPKGESAKARENRLRQYEDFFNASGMATPDDLAEFRNCQIGFQAKAAPFSDISRGQTRWERGVNAVGQEIGVEARMSSTQVADEGIYVSILEEWARRMQDIVQKELERSGQ; encoded by the coding sequence ATGAATGCCCCCTTATCTGCAGACGCACTCAAGCAAGACAAACTGCGTCAGTTACTCAGCGACCTGGAAAACCGGGTCGTCGTCAATGGCCCGGGCGATATCGCGCTCGGCGCGCGTAACATCTACACGGACCCGACGCTGTTCGAGCTGGAGCTGGAACACCTGATTGAAGGCGGGTGGGTGTATGCGGCGCATGAAAGCCAGCTGCCCAACCCCAACGACTACTTCACCATCAACGTGGGTCGGCAACCCGTCGTCCTCACCCGAGATGCAGAGGGCAAGGTTCACGGTTTTCTGAACGTCTGCGCCCACCGTGGCGCCAAAGTGGTGCGCCACACCAAAGGCAACCAGAAAGTGCACCTGTGCATGTTTCACGGCTGGTGTTACAACTCGAAAGGCGAACTCATCAACGTCACCGACGAAGCCGACGGTGGCTACCCCCCTGGCTTCGATCGCAAACACCTGGGCCTGACCCCGGTGGCTAAACTGGAAAGCTACCGCGGCTTTATCTGGGTCAGTCTCAACCCTGACGTGCCGCCGTTAAAGGAATACCTCAACGGCTCGACCACCTTTATTGACCTGCTGGTCGATCAATCGCCGACGGGCGAACTTGAAGTGCTGCCCGGTGAGACGACCTACATCTACCAGGGCAACTGGAAGCTGCAGGCTGAGAATGGCTTGGATGGCTATCACGTCAAAGCCACCCACGGCAACTACCTGATGACCGTGGGGCGGCGCGCCAAAGGACAATCCACCACCGAAACCAAAACCTACGACATCTCCAAACTGGACAAGGGCGCGAGTGGTTTTTACGCCTTCGACCAAGGGCACGCCGTGTTGTACGCGGTCTATCCCAACTATCAGGATCGGCCGAACTTTGAATTCCGCGACAGTTATTTTGAGAAGTATGGCGTCGCCCGCGCGGTATGGATGACCGAACGCCTGCGCAACCTGATGCTGATGCCTAACGTCTTCCTGATGGATCAGATGAGCACCCAGATTCGTGTCTTCCGGCCGCTGGCGGTTGATCGCACCGAAGTCATCACCTACTGCGTCGCCCCCAAGGGCGAAAGCGCGAAAGCCCGTGAAAATCGTCTCCGGCAATACGAAGATTTCTTCAACGCCAGCGGCATGGCCACCCCCGATGACCTGGCCGAATTCCGCAACTGCCAGATTGGCTTCCAGGCCAAGGCAGCCCCCTTCAGCGACATCTCGCGCGGTCAGACGCGCTGGGAACGCGGCGTCAATGCGGTGGGTCAGGAAATCGGCGTTGAAGCCCGCATGAGCAGCACCCAGGTTGCCGACGAAGGCATCTATGTCAGTATTCTCGAGGAATGGGCCCGGCGCATGCAGGACATTGTACAAAAAGAGCTTGAAAGGAGTGGTCAATGA
- a CDS encoding aromatic-ring-hydroxylating dioxygenase subunit beta has translation MNAVNESSHHTVTVAAWHSVLRFLGQEAKHLDDKDWDAWLALYAPDVDYWVPAWDSDGTLVTDPTKHVSLIYYKNRGGLEDRVFRIRTGRSASSTPLARTSHQFQLIDLSEPDDVVLARTNWVVHTVTEHAVRSYFGTAHYTLKPHNDSWLIHAKKTIVLNDRIDQVLDVFHI, from the coding sequence ATGAACGCCGTGAATGAATCCTCCCACCACACCGTGACAGTTGCCGCCTGGCACTCGGTGTTGCGCTTTCTGGGGCAGGAGGCCAAACATCTTGACGACAAGGACTGGGATGCCTGGCTGGCGTTGTATGCCCCGGATGTCGACTACTGGGTGCCGGCCTGGGACAGCGACGGCACCCTGGTTACCGACCCGACGAAACATGTTTCGCTGATCTACTACAAAAATCGTGGCGGCTTGGAAGATCGCGTTTTTCGCATTCGCACGGGACGCTCTGCCTCCAGCACGCCATTGGCACGGACTAGCCACCAGTTTCAGCTGATCGATCTCAGCGAGCCAGACGATGTCGTGTTGGCACGTACCAACTGGGTAGTGCATACCGTCACCGAGCATGCGGTACGTAGCTATTTCGGCACGGCGCATTACACTCTCAAGCCACATAACGACAGCTGGCTGATCCATGCCAAGAAAACCATTGTCCTCAACGACCGCATCGATCAGGTTCTCGATGTGTTTCACATCTAG
- a CDS encoding PdxA family dehydrogenase, translating to MTTSLQERPARPAVGVVIGDPAGIGPEVIAKAWLAGQLHAACRPVLIGSAAAMARALGFIGKTAQINVLTDPATVPAGIVDRVDTLDILDTGRMDGEPLPLGEDTAVGGRVSAEWLDEADQLARSGQFAATVMGPISTGSMKMAGTLDKVVSVTPGESYLLLVSGPLRVAHLTDHMALRDVCEIISRDLVALTLRKLDAVMREWGIPKPRIVVAGLNPHAMGREDSEQIAPAVAQARAEGIDATGPMSPDTVFRQCIEGRFDIVLAMYHDQGHIAIKTWGFSGNSAIILGPPYTHLSVAHGTAFDIVGKNIADHTMMQSAIITGAYLAAGRGFPSEK from the coding sequence ATGACGACTTCTCTACAAGAACGCCCGGCCCGTCCAGCAGTTGGTGTCGTTATTGGTGACCCCGCAGGCATCGGCCCCGAGGTTATTGCCAAGGCGTGGCTAGCTGGGCAACTGCACGCTGCATGCCGTCCTGTTTTAATTGGCAGCGCGGCAGCCATGGCGCGTGCCTTAGGTTTTATTGGCAAGACCGCTCAAATCAATGTGCTAACAGATCCTGCCACGGTGCCTGCAGGCATCGTTGATCGGGTGGATACACTGGATATTCTTGATACTGGCCGAATGGATGGTGAGCCGCTTCCTTTGGGCGAAGACACCGCTGTTGGTGGTCGAGTGAGTGCAGAGTGGCTTGACGAAGCTGATCAGTTGGCACGTAGCGGACAGTTTGCGGCAACTGTTATGGGCCCCATCAGCACCGGCTCAATGAAGATGGCTGGCACGCTCGATAAGGTTGTGAGCGTCACGCCAGGTGAAAGTTATTTGCTTCTAGTCTCGGGGCCTTTGCGTGTGGCGCATCTGACCGATCACATGGCGTTACGTGATGTGTGCGAGATCATTAGCCGGGATCTGGTGGCATTAACCCTGCGCAAGCTGGATGCGGTCATGCGTGAATGGGGAATTCCAAAACCACGCATTGTCGTTGCCGGGCTAAATCCACATGCCATGGGCCGTGAAGATAGCGAACAGATCGCCCCAGCCGTTGCCCAGGCAAGGGCTGAGGGTATAGATGCCACAGGGCCGATGAGTCCTGATACGGTGTTCCGTCAGTGCATTGAAGGGCGTTTTGATATCGTGCTGGCCATGTATCACGACCAGGGACATATCGCGATCAAAACCTGGGGATTTTCAGGCAACAGCGCCATCATTCTTGGCCCGCCTTATACGCATCTGTCGGTTGCGCATGGTACTGCTTTCGACATTGTGGGCAAGAATATCGCTGATCACACCATGATGCAAAGTGCGATTATCACAGGGGCTTATTTGGCAGCGGGCCGAGGCTTTCCATCAGAGAAGTAG
- a CDS encoding 2Fe-2S iron-sulfur cluster-binding protein, which yields MLSFFKKKPKGPATVRVQPLGVEVEVPQGQSMLQAVLEAGYDFPHSCKVGTCMSCRCRLISGKVNAIRDFSYVLSGEELRAGYILACQAKVPAGTQVVVEMEIDVDRPHHEVVTASGVIASQQALTHDIVELKIDLDPAGRAISYAAGQYASLRRAGLDRDREYSFATAPVVGGARQLTFFIRHVPGGAFTDWLFAEPRVGQPLEVSGPGGDFWLRPEDAPLVFIAGGSGLAPILCILEAALQEGSTRDVLFLFGARAQRDLYQLDAIARIAEQWKGTFKFVPVLSDEPSDSNWQGSRGLVTEYLVPAHVPGLGARHAYLCGPPRMIDAAMTQLYAAGIPEAHIHYDKFLDASSLQA from the coding sequence ATGTTAAGTTTTTTCAAGAAAAAACCCAAGGGCCCGGCGACGGTGCGCGTCCAGCCGTTGGGAGTGGAAGTTGAGGTTCCCCAGGGTCAGAGCATGCTGCAGGCAGTGTTGGAAGCGGGTTACGATTTTCCGCATAGCTGCAAGGTGGGAACCTGCATGTCGTGCCGATGCCGTTTGATTTCAGGCAAGGTGAATGCGATTCGCGATTTTTCGTATGTGCTGAGTGGCGAAGAGTTACGTGCTGGTTATATCCTCGCTTGCCAGGCAAAAGTGCCGGCGGGAACGCAAGTCGTTGTCGAGATGGAAATTGACGTCGATCGTCCGCATCACGAGGTCGTGACGGCTTCTGGTGTCATTGCCTCTCAACAAGCCCTAACCCACGATATCGTTGAGTTAAAAATTGATCTTGACCCTGCGGGCAGGGCGATTAGCTATGCTGCGGGTCAGTATGCCAGCCTGCGCCGAGCCGGGTTGGATCGCGACCGCGAGTATTCTTTCGCAACGGCGCCAGTCGTTGGCGGTGCGCGGCAACTGACTTTTTTCATTCGTCATGTTCCGGGTGGGGCATTCACTGATTGGTTGTTTGCTGAACCACGCGTTGGCCAGCCGTTGGAAGTTAGCGGCCCAGGGGGCGATTTCTGGTTGCGCCCCGAAGATGCGCCGCTCGTGTTTATCGCTGGGGGTAGTGGTCTGGCACCTATTCTTTGCATACTTGAAGCGGCGCTGCAAGAAGGCAGTACCCGCGATGTGCTGTTCTTGTTTGGTGCACGTGCCCAACGCGATCTTTACCAACTTGATGCCATTGCGCGCATTGCCGAACAGTGGAAAGGGACATTCAAGTTTGTACCCGTGCTGTCCGATGAGCCATCTGACAGTAACTGGCAGGGCAGTCGTGGGCTCGTGACAGAATACCTTGTGCCCGCGCACGTGCCAGGGTTAGGTGCGCGCCACGCCTACCTTTGCGGCCCGCCGCGCATGATTGATGCCGCAATGACGCAACTATATGCTGCGGGGATTCCGGAAGCGCATATTCACTATGACAAGTTCCTGGATGCGAGCAGTTTGCAAGCTTAA